From the Sebastes umbrosus isolate fSebUmb1 chromosome 2, fSebUmb1.pri, whole genome shotgun sequence genome, one window contains:
- the LOC119502750 gene encoding retinal cone rhodopsin-sensitive cGMP 3',5'-cyclic phosphodiesterase subunit gamma-like, translated as MNAGAAAPGGSKASPPKFKQKLSRQFKSKAPKAGQKGFDDVPGMEGLGDVEVICPWEAFGDMELSDLAQFGIV; from the exons ATGAACGCAGGAGCAGCAGCACCCGGAGGCTCCAAGGCCAGCCCCCCCAAGTTCAAGCAGAAGCTGTCCAGGCAGTTCAAGAGCAAAGCTCCCAAAGCTGGACAGAAGGG ATTCGATGACGTCCCGGGGATGGAGGGCCTTGGAG ACGTCGAGGTCATCTGCCCCTGGGAGGCGTTCGGCGACATGGAGCTGAGTGATCTGGCCCAGTTCGGCATCGTCTAG